The Corvus moneduloides isolate bCorMon1 chromosome 4, bCorMon1.pri, whole genome shotgun sequence genomic interval TGCTGTACAACACACCGCAGCGGAACGTCGCAGGAAGAGTATCGGTGTCGGTCCTGCCCCCGCAGGGCCAGAGCTGAAAGCGAGTTCATTTCTGCGGTTTGTGCACAGGCTAGAGAGATGTTTTCTGCAGCCAGTTCCGTCACCGAGCACTTGCTTAAGGCATACACTGCAAATGTCATTAGCCCTTTCCTTACGGTCATGCTTCTCAACATCTAGTCTTCCAGCTTTAAAAGCAGAGTGTTTCAGCTGTACGAAGTGGTTTTAGCTCCACCAGCAGCGTTTTGCATGGAAGACTTGTGAGCTGGACTTAACTTAGCCATGGTAATTGAATACAACGTTAGTCACAGGAAACGAATCATATTCCAAGAACACTGCTATGAGAATAAGGAAATGAAGCTACAAGTTCACATTAGAGCTGTAGCagccttctctctctctttttttcttctttctttaattgTGGTGGACAAGTGTCTCTCCTGTCCTTTAGGCTTCTTCATTACTATTTGTTTAGCTCCGTAATCCTATTCATAGCAATTACTACGTATTGCAGAAAGGTTTTGGatcaattttcttcttttgatgAAACTAGATGCTGTTAAGGCTGTtgcctttcctcttttccttatatattttcttcctttccactacaaccaaattgttctaaaataaagccgctttatttatttatttatttatttatgcatatGCGAGTCATTCAGTGTCATTTCACTCTAATCCACCTCAAGGGATCTATTAACAAGAACCTCGGTTGGGgctcatttttattctgtggaATGACATGCTGCAATGTGGCTCAGAATTTGAGTCACTGTGTTCTTTAAACATTAGAACAAAgataaaggaggaaaaccagcttTAAATATTGATAGCACAGTTATGCCTTGCTAATACCAGCCAGTATCTTCTGGCTTGAAAGATGGGCTTATTCCCCTTACTCACAAACATGTATTGGAACAATAAGGGTGAGGTTGAGGGCTAAATGTCTCTTGAAACAAACTAAATCCATCAGAGGTTTGGACTTTCTAAATGAGGCTGAGATTTCTAAACCAGGATCTGTCCCGGGCCCATTTCATCTTCTGTCTCTGTTTCCTGCTGCCTGAAAGCTCAGGATGGCTGTCATCTACTCTGCATTTTAGATTTTTTCACCATCTCACATCCTAAAATTAAGCTTTCTCCCTTGACACTCCCCCTTAATCCTTACTCTATCAACTTTCCCTGGTATTCTTCTACTTATGGAGAACAAGGATTAACTCTGAGAGAACTGAATAGTACAACTGACAATAGAGTAATGGACACTGACACATACAGGTTAAATGTAACCAAGGATAAGCTTTACTCCTGTTCATAAAAAGTAATATATACAGTTAAATCTCCATTATCTGGGGAAAACTGTGTCCAGGATAACTGAAGGTTAATGAAGATGAATTACTGCTTCTTTTGGGTACAGTGTGCCACCTCGGACATGTCTTCATGATGCCCCAGGTTTCCAGGAGGATTGTTAGCACATGGAGTAATATCTATTTTCAGTGGTCCCTCTAGCAACCTAGCCCTAGAGCTAAGAGGCTCATGCAGACATAAGAGCATGTTGCAGCTACTGCCAATAAATTATACTACCTCTATGCACAGCCACTTGTATTTTGCATTGAGTGAAGAAGCAACCTTTCCTATGCTGGATAAAAATTGCAGGGATAATGAGAAATGACcaagtgtttttttaaatgtgtgccAATTATGTGAGAGTAATACAGCAGTAGGATCACAATCAGTGTCTTAACTGACCATTACtcataaaaaaatctgtgtggaAATTGCTGTTGTACTAAAAGTACAGCACTAGAACTCAGTACGAGAAACAGTGGccttaaaattaaaacactaAGGCAGTATTGGTCACAAGAGGGACGTGGATGCTCAGCAGGTGGGACGTATGATGGCACGGCaggccgggggggccggggccgcggtgGCTGGGGCTGTGTATCCCAGTCTGGATACCAGTTGGCATAACCTAAAAGTCAGTAAAGAAACAGGTGATAAGATCTATCAGTCTTAGCCATACTTACAGGAAAGCCATTAAAAACAATTTGATACTTACTTATCAGCTTCTCACGTTCTGTATTTGCTGCAAAGAGATcggaagaggaaagaaatgtgaGTACCATTCAGTGGTGGTTCTTAATGTGAAGAGGTAAGCCTTTGCTGGTGCCTGGCTGCTTGCACTGATGATGCCAGCTAATGCCTAAAACATCCTGCAAGGGGGAAGCAGGACAGCAAGAGCAGGCTCCCAACTGCTGTGGAGTTCATGTATTTCATTgaattgaaagaaaagcagaaaaaaaatggctgtATCAGGAAGAATTTGTGTCATGGGGGATGAGGGAATAAAAAGTAACAACAAAACatggaatttaatttaaattgttaCACATACCAAATCTAAGTAGTTACAGACAGACAAATATAATTACTAATTTATCATGGAAGTACACCTTTACTAAAAGTTTTGACACATTTGCAGGACTGCCTATGTGCATCCTATTGAAGTTCCTCATTTGCCCTATAAGAGAAAATGGTAAAAGCCAGTGGTAGGATCTAGCACTTACCTTTTAAATACTCTgttcctcctgtccctccccctAGTCTTTGAGATATTTCTAGTTTTCCTGTGATGCATCAGTCTGAGACTTTAAGATGAGTCAGCCAGGATATTACAGAAGGAAATAAGAGTACCAAATGCTCAATCATTTCTACAGCTGAGGCTGTCTAGAGCCTGGCTAGTAAAGACCATCCCCATTAAACCTCTGTATAAAATTCATATTTGATTGAACACGTTGCTGCATGTCCTTTAAtctctgtttatttaaaacGTTGCCCAGTTTGGGACTAGGTGAGTAGACAAAAAGGTCCAACCCCTGCAAACTGCTGTTTGGAGCAGACTCAGAGTGATGGGGTACAGGCTGTGtgtttccctgctgtgcccacacCCTGACACCGAGGGAGACGGACCCAGCACAGACTCACTCCGGCTCATTAGTGGgaaggtgggagcagggagcaggctgagccccttcGCCATCACCCACTTCTCTCCCAGGCTCAGGCAGCATGTTTGCAGGGAACACCTCCACCCCAGAGAGGATTTCACTCCAACCAGCTCCTTTCACTGTTGCATCTTTGCGGGGTTTGGGagtgggctgtgccagctcagccccacaccagctctCAGCACTGGCCAGACATCCCACAGCTGCCACAGGCCTGCTCCAAAGGGGTTACCAGTCCTTTATTAATTGCTCCTCCAGATTTGATTTAAATCCCCTCATCCCCTGAGCCTTTTGAGCTCTGTTATAACTGTTCATTTAATTATGTTCATGAGCACTCTGATAACACTGAGCGTAGTAGGGAAGAGATTTACAAGCAAGCTGGTTTTCAGAAAATTGTGGAAGTTAGAAATAACTGTGCTTTTTGGTACAGAAATATGGTTGTGTGGAAAATGTAAGACATGCTAAACaagcaagaaagcaaaagataaaTTTCCTATTTCTGCTGGGAGAGAAGAATTAGACTGAATATTTGCTGGGACTAAAATTTTGGATTTAACTTCCTGACCAGATAAAAGAGAGAAAGTAGTCTAACTGATACTTCCCTGCATCAGAAACTCTGGCTTCTACTTCTGAGAGCCTTCAGCAGCAAAGTATTTCAATTATTTCCTTCTTACACTATTCCTCCCAGAGTTTGGTACTGTTGCTGTGTAGTGTGCTACAGACCCACTATGCACTTAGTGCAAATTGACTCATCGTATTTCTATTGCTAATTATGCCACTTTTATTTCTATGCAGTTTTCTTAGTTGATCACTTTGGTCTTACCACAGAGCTTGTCTACACACTTCTCATTACTGCATCTACTGCATGGCTGTCCTTCTTTATATGGTTTTCTTAGGTAATTCCCCCTGCAAAACATGAACAGTGTTTTGTTAGCTGTCATTGAAAAGCTATCAAGGGGAGGGAATCCCCAAAAAACTGGTCATTGAAATTGTTTGAAATTCCTTTTAGATCAGATTAAAGCTCTCACTGGCATGGGGAACAGTTGACTCTCACCACTGGAAATTAATGAGACTTCACAGGCAATACTGTATTATTGTAAGCATATAAAAATCTGCGTCTAGTCCCTCATTACCTACCTGGAttataaaaaacaaacctgtaAAAAATAAGTCGAAATACTACAAGGTACCAGATAAACTAGAGGACtgtcttccttttatttcttaaattacaATGTCTTGCTTGAAATTCGGGTAGGGACATAGAAAGATGTAATCTTTTTGAAGCGGGAAGATTACACCCTTTCCACTTTTCCTGCACAGATTGAAgtcaaaacagattttcttctaCCATCTGCATTATATGGTCTCAGCTATGATCTGCTGTCCTGTTTTTTTAGAATGGGATTTTCTCCAGTCCCAGCTACGTCCAGTAGGTTCTGTTCCCAATGGCCAGGGGAAGTTTCCCTTGGACAAGTGACACGAGGATGTAGCTTATTCTGAAATTTGTTACAACTGCACCTGTCATTTTGGCATCTGATACCGGATCAGTTGGGatagttaaaaaataaaaaaacctccaagtgCCATAATTAACTTACGCTGGCCCATAGTTACAAACAAAGTGTGCTGCTTTGAACAGTCCTGGAAAATTTTCAACTGTACTGCAGAAGTGAACTGCGCAGCCAACTTTGAAACTCTCTGCCCAAACGACCTGCAAGACAAAGGGAAGTACGTGATGCACTGTTCAAATACTGCCAAAGCAACAGCATTAAGGGAGGACGGAGAAGGAAAGTATCTCAGGGAAATTTAAATCAGCTGACACAGGAGCAACTTAAACAAcctgcagggcagctgggaTAAATGATGGCTTGATAGCCATTTTTGCACTTATTATCTGGCGCCCCTGTAAATGTGAAATTGCCAGGGGATAATCCCTCTCCACCATTACTGGAAGTAGAACTTGACATCACTGGGGCTTGTAATATTTGCTTCCAATCTCATGCAACAATAAGCTGGGGGGTGCAAAGCTCTGCTGTAATTCCTGTTCCAAAGCAATGTGTTCCAAGCCTGTACTcagattttcagtgaaattagattatatatatgtatatataggACTATAAAGAACTGGGCATGTAAGACTCACCTGAGTGTAGTGACCACACTTGTCAGTACATGTATTGGTGCTGAAATCATAGCTGCTGACTTCATTAAACCAGGCCCTGAGTGCTGCATCCACAGAGAATATGTGGGCTGTGCCAGTCCAGATGTTTTCTCCAACAAGTGCAAAGGTGGGGTGCATTTTCCCTGGTGTTTCAAGGTAGGTATTGTGGTTAAACGTGCACTTCTCTGCCCACGCTTTGGCAGTCTTAGCTAAAGCAGCGTCCCAGGACTGtaaaaaaggatgaaaacatACTATAACCGGCACTGCTGACTTAGCTGAATTCaagcatttttaaacagaaacttGTTAAAGagttcttttccccttttctgcttctcatccctgcattcagtttctttctctcactTGACAGTTCTACTCCCATAGcaaatttttgtcttctttctccCTTACCTATTGCAGGACATGCAGGATCTATCCATTGTCCTGTTGTATCTGACTTGTTAATATATTTAGAGCTGGAGTGCAGTCTTTAATCTGCCACACTGAGGGGGGTAACTGTGAAACTCCCAGCTATAGAGGGGCTTGGAGAACTTTGTGCCTAGGAGATGTTGGCTGTCCCGGGATTTGCACTTTGCAATTATTATCAGACCTGACAGGAATTCTGTTCTGCTGGCCAGGACAAAGGGGAGAGTTATAGCTGCtcccttcctcagctccttctgcctcttttctctctcagcagATGGACTAAGCAAATAAAAGACTCATCTCTGCTGGGCTGAGAAGGAAACACTCCTATCCAAAGAGGCAGAAGTCATAATTTGGCAAACCAGTCTGGCAGACTTGCAGATTTTGCACTGAGAGGAAAAGTTCAGTACAGGGAAATGCAAGTTAAGAGATGTGAGAAAAAATTGAGTTTGTGTTCATAACAACAGCTTTGGAGATGGCTATTACCACTTGAAAGTAATAGACCAAATAGCAAATAAAGTATTAAAAACTCTTTGCAAAGGAATGGAGAATAAAATCACATATATAATCATACTTCTGCAGAAGTGCTGTTAAATGctgtgtgcagcacagcaccccacCTCAAGAAAGGTACACTAGAACTAGAAAGGCCAGAGAGAACCTGGAGTAGGATGATAATCTTCATGTTTGGAGGGCTTTCATATAACAAGAGAGTGCTCTGCAGCTTCAGTCAGAGACATCTGGACGTCTTGTGTGAAGTAGGTAAATAAGCAGCCATAACTTGCTTCTTCCAATACAAAGACCAGACACTGTTAAATGAAGCTAGGCATTAACAGGCCCAAATCAAACACAAGGAAATAGCTTCACACAACCTGTGGTTAGGCTGTGCAGCTCTTTGCCATACGATGCTAGAACTGATAAAAACTTAAATAACAtcaaggctgaaaaaaaatccaaaaaatcCATTAAGAGCTTGTAAGTACCACGCAACACCTTTGATTCAAGAGGCTTAAATATATTTGTCCTGCTGTTATTCCAGAATTGCTGGGTCTTTGGTGTGAGCAGGTAAGTTTGCTCTTGTACACtagctttttaaattaaacattgtttttaaaatggcaaGAAATTGAAGTCACTGGTACTCTGAATCTTACCCATTTACTGTGAGCTTCCATTTGTAGAAATGATTCCTACTCTGCATGTGGTTATGCATTTAACTTCCTTTCCATCTGTGCAGTACTGCTGGAGGGCTCAGAGAAGTGACATGCACTGACTGGGGTTACCTCCCTCAGCTAGCTGTACACATTTTTCCTTATGTATTCCACTGAACAACGTGTGACCTACCCATAGCCTGTTCTGATATCCACTGTATTTGTCGGAAGCTCTGCTTTTCAGCCTAGGTATTACTATCCCTGCTCTTCAAACCCTGCTGCAGCAAATGAAGATCAGGTATCTAAATGGATGTCCTGAAAACTCCCTTTATTCAACACACGTTCTAGATTAGAAGAAACAACGGGAGATGACAGATTTTCAACAAATCCTGTTGTGCAGATTGCCTGCTcaggaactttttaaaaaccaaacagcttcCTTGTATGAAACCTGACCTGGTATAAAACAGATTACTATCGCTCTTAGAAAGAGGTAGATGACGCACTGAGAACTGAACACTACTTTTTACAATACAGCCCTTTGCTCTGACTGAAGTTGAGAGTAGCTAAATCTTGtgctaaaaaagaaatttgcttcAAATTATTAAAACTGAACAATACTGTGAAAATTGAtgtcttttctatttcttaaaaAGAACCAACATATGTTACAGAAATCATtaactgaaatggaaagaataGCACAATGCAAATGAAGAATAAGATGGGCTAAATCAGCAGCCCAATCTATAATAATTTCAAACAGATCACAAACACCACCTTACCATACGAAACATGTTGCTGGCTGGTGGATTCACTTTGGATCGAAATGTGTTGTGAGCTCTCACACAATCTTCAATGAACTTTGCATCTTCTATGTCAGGCAAGGGATATTGCAGATCAGCATGAAAGCAAGTGAAGAAATCCAGTAAGAACAATGCAGCAAagtaaaatgtgattttcataACTCtccagtggtttttttttaagttttacaaAGAGAAATCTCTTAGGTGGAGATGATACCAGCAAGCAGTTTTTCAGAGGTTGGCCTCTGGGTGTGGAAGCACTTGAAAGTGTCAAACTAACAGGAAGTGAAGTGCAATTGCTTAATAAGGTACAACTCTATCTGACATCATAGCTGGCAGTCAAAGGGTGAAGCATGAAACAGGCATCTGCCATGCACATCAGCAAGAAGCAACACTCCAAGTATACTTCTGTCTTTCCTTTGAGTGTTCTCCACCTTGGTTGGCTgccaagccattctgtgattgtagGTCTTATCTGAAGAGATGCTGCAAACAGCTTTCTTAAAACCTGCACCAATAATAAAAACTGTAGTTTTGACAAAACAGAAATCTGCTGCTCAGCTGATTTTCCAATAGTATTGCTTAGTCATATCAGCTTCGTTATAATTATGTTGCAGGACGTTGCTTCAATTTCAGAATTACTCAAGGAACAAACAGAATTAGGAAATCTGTGCTTCAGCAGGAGtcaaaaaaaaggtttttgaaCAGCACCTGGCTGCAGAACAGACATTCTGGCCTGGTTTGCtgtgtaacaaaaataaaatttggaaatCCCAAGCTTGAGTATGTGTTGATTCTCTCCTCCTTAGTTATTTGCTATTACCTGCTAGCCTGAAATCACTGGAGGAGCTTCCTGTGCTCCTGGAGAGTAGCTACAAGATTAGCACTCCTGGTGTAACATTCCAAGCCTGATCACTTCTTGGGGCAGTAGGATGGTATGTGTTGGCATTTGTATTGTCTCCCCAGCTGTTCTACAAGCtggttgaattttttttttttcaaacctaAACCAAATTGTACATATATGCAAGAGCATAAGAAGAACCATATGTTTTAAGAGCTAAGGTCTTGTATCCCAGTTTTAGGTAGGTTTACAGGGAAAATTTGTTGCAAATAGATTGTAAAAGATGTTAATGGGTCTTATTCCCTGCTCAGTTTTGCCAGTTACACTTAATGTAAAACCATGATTATATTACAACTACATGCAGTTTGCACAAAAAATATCACACTGAAACTGAACCTTTAATTTAACAGTACAGTGATCTTGCACTTATATATGCATGcagctgaaattctgtgtttGGAAAACGAGCTGAGATTTTATGCAGTAGGAAATTTTGATGGGTCCAGGATAGTCCAGGTTGTAAAATGCTTTCTTGCATTTCTGGCTCCATCTAGTGACTCTATCTATATTTAAAGCAGAAGTCCAGCCTGCCCTCGAGCATCTATGATGTTTTCCCAGGAAGAGAGTTTTAGACTTTTGCCAGCATTAAGCAGTTGATCTCGACAATTAAGTTTTGGGATTTGGATATCACATTATATTTGTCTGGACAATACAAGCATTGCCTATCCTTGTGCAGATCTCAAGTGAAATTTAGCACcatgagctgggagctgggtaCATGCATGAGGCTTTACAGCCTCATGATTTTGAAAAATTCCCCATGTTTACATCCCACTTTCTCTCTTCTGGTAGTCACTAACCAGGACATTTTACCAAAGATAACTCTGACTTGAATGTAACAACCACAAACCTTAGCACAGTTCTGCACTATGAAAATTAAGAATCTGACCTCATCATACCAATTTAATGGCATCAGCAACATCAAAAACTTTATGacttccaacccaaatattCTTTCCAACAGATGTGAAATTAGGATGGCACAGATGTTTCTTACTTAAGTATATGTtaagtttaaaaatgcattcGTCTATGCCCTTGCAGTCTGTGCCAAAGCTGCATCCCAAGTCTGCAAAACATGAAAGGTGAAATAGTTATGCAATGTTAAGTTACAACAAAATCTTAAACAATCTGATAAAACCAGtaaacaaaaaagcagagagataTCAAATGCTGGAGTttcataaagaaatattttcccttaTTTAGGCAAGTGcctgagttttattttaattgactTTTCTTATTGCAGCAGAGAAATACAAACTAATTTCATTAGACAagtttttcctcccttcacTGTTGAAAATTAACTTTGTAAGAGCAATTGCTAGCAACTGAAAAGAtgtttgaaatgcagttttgtCTTCAGGTAAGGAATCGCTGGCATATTAATTAAACATGaagctttttgggtttttgttacTGAACAGGTCTTTAAGGATTTCGATTTgatacataaaaaataattcaaattaaaaatgtacagATAGTGTAGGTTCAAcagtacaaatattttaagtatttttaagagaggttctggaataaaatatttactccTCCTATGGTAAGGCTTTAAATATACATCAGGGCATTTTACAAAGACAGCTTCAGGAGGTAAACATGCCAATTCCTGGCCAGTAACTCATTCTACTACCTTTTACTTCTTTGCAGCTGATTCCTGAACATAAACAATCTTCTGTATTTGTCTTCCAGTCATGACTGTTTTTCAGCAAGTTTACCTTTAAAGTACCTAATTTTATATCTTAAAAGAAGGTGATGTGGTTTATTGCCTAGGGTAACTGGTGCTCATATGTTTCAGTTCACGCTCAGTTTCTGTGTGGACTTTACAGTTAACTCCACTGGCTGCTGATACTCTTTCCTCCCTTAGGCCTTTGGTTTTTCCCTAGCTGTACTTTCAGTCATaacttttcctggttttcctatTCCTGAGTATTTAAAACTGTGTGTGATGTCTTTTGCAAACTTCATCACTTCCAAAATGACCCCTCCCCTTATCTGCCAATCCAGCTTAAAACCCACCCAAGCAAAGGACATTCTTTGCCGAATACATGCGTGTTCCCAAGCATGTTCAGGATGCTCATCCTTTAGCTGCCCATTGCTAACATGTTCCTCTTGAGGCACAAAGCGGACTAAACATCAAACATCCGCTTTTTCTGCATCTTCTTCACTTTTGCATAACACTTTCCAGCAAAAATTTTCATTTGCGACCGGAAACGCCCTTCAACCCTAAGAGTGCAGCTCATAAGTTGTTTCAGACGGAGAGCCCGGCCGCCCCGGGGCGGTGCCCGGCGGTGCCCGCGGGCCGTGGGGCCGGGCCGTGGGCGGGGCCGTGGGGCCGGGCCGTGGGCGGGGCCGTGGGCGGGGCCGTGGGGCCGGGCCGTGGGGCCGGGCCGTGGGCGGGGCCGTGGGGCCGGGCCGTGGGGCCGGGCCGTGGGGCCGGGCCGTGGGCGGGGCCGTGGGGCCGGGCCGTGGGGCCGGGCCGTGGGCGGGGCCGTGGGGCCGGGCCGTGGGGCCGGGCCGTGGGGCCGGGCCGTGGGCGGGGCCGTGGGGCCGGGCCGTGGGGCCGGGCCGTGGGCGGGGCCGTGGGGCCGGGCCGTGGGGCCGGGCCGTGGGGCGGGGCCGTGGGCGGGGCCGTGGGGCCGGGCCTTGGGCGGGGCCGTGGGGCCGGGCCGTGGGCGGGGCCGTGGGCGGGGCCGTGGGGCCGGGCCGTGGGCGGGGCCGTGGGGCCGGGCCGTGGGCGGGGCCGTGGGGCCGGGCCGTGGGGCCGGGCCGTGGGGCCGGGCCGTGGGGCCGGGCCGTGGGGCCGGGCCGTGGGCGGGGCCGTGGGGCCGGGCCGTGGGGCCGGGCCGTGGGGCCGGGCCGTGGGGCCGGGCCGTGGGCCGGGCCGTGGGCGGGGCCGTGGGGCCGGGCCGTGGGCGGGGCCgtggggccgggccgtgccgcgGGGCGCCGCCGGGGGCCGCTGTGGCGGCTGTGCGGggcgcggcccggccgcggGAAGGCGGCGGAGAGGCGGCGGCCATGGCGCTGTCGGCCGtgcagcaggtgctgctctCGGCCGTGTTGGTGCTCTGCGTCTTCGTCGTCATGCCCAGGATGTtcgggggaggcggcggcgggcgggccggCCGGTCTccgcggggcggccccggctATTACGATCCCCGTCAGCACGGCAGAGGTAGGAGCCGGGGCGGTGCCGCGGCCGGGGTTCCGTGCGGGAGCCGCCGCGGGCTCGGGCGGGCTGGAAGGGAACCCCGGGACCGAGAGGGATGTGCCCTCGTCCGGCGGGAGGCGCCGGTGTACACGGGCTGTGGACGGGGAGGCCTGGTCAGACCGCTTGGAGCTGGCCTGTACGCGCCTTAAACACCCCCACCTCCGGCGGTGTGCTGCTGTTCTGGTTCGCCAGTGCTTTGGGTTTTGTCTGTTGTCTTACCAAAACTACTCCTAAGTGCAAGAAACGCCCGGTAATTGGAAGTGTGGGGCGGTGTGACGAGCAGTGCCCGCAGGGGCACAGTCGAACGGATGAGGAACTGGGAGGTGTCACAGGGGAAAACTCAAGTGCAATAAGGAAGCCAAGTGTTGCTGTTAGTAAATGTATTCACAGAGTGGTACAAAATCTGTCCGGCAGTGTATTAAAAATGAGTCCAAGATGCTTGTTTAGAAAATGTATCAATGAATGGGCTACAGAGTTTACTACTTGTGGGAGCTAAAACGGTAGAAATATATGTTAAGTCATATCAGTGCATGTCACGATTTAGCTGAAGGTCCAAAGGTTCACCTTTGTTTTTGACAATCACAAAAAGCCTGCTTTTGTGATGTAGCTCTGTGATTCATTGATGATGCCTTCCAAGGCGTTTCAAGCCGACAGATAGCTAGCTAGTTGCTATAGTCCTGCAAATGTGTCTGTGCTTTTCCCTGCCGGCAGAAGAATCGAGGCTTGAGCTGCTACCATGTTCTTCCCAGCTGATATCAAACTTACTGTGCTTCATAAGCTCTTGCCTGGCCTGTTTTCTCTTGATTAGCTGTATATTCCCTATagatcaaattattttaaaaccaaatccttaaaaaatagaaacactTCACATGCCTGTGATTCTACCGAAGTACTGGCCCAGCACTgagtaaaataaatttcagacaGATCTCCTCACCTCTCTGGGTGGttcttttttcctggttggCTAGTAATTCactttgctgtttcttctgtGGGATAAACTTGCTGCAGGACACTGGACTCCAGTAGGATTCAACGTTCCTTCTCTCCACCCAGAAGGTGTTTCCCTTGCCACATTCTTATTTGTATGATCTTTAGAAATCTTTTTATCTGTGATACTATTTTAGTAAAACTTCtcatttacattaaaaacaaatagaaCTTAAAGTAGGTAAAAAAGGTGAGTGTAAATGTAAAACTAGGAATCAGTACGAAACATTCTGAAAGGTGGAAAAATATGTATAATATAAAATGTGATTTCCAGATTAGTTAGTGCAGTTTTAGCAAGTCTAAACCTACTTGTCCTGAAAGGAGAATGCCTGCCAGAGTTTGCACTGAGTGATGAAGGTAGCTCGAGTTCCGATTGTATCAGCTAGGGCGCTTAGTTATTGCTTAATCGTCCAATTGTGTTTTGAGTTCCAATGAACAAACATAGGGATAAAAGCTGAGTGTTGCAAACTGATCAATTACACGTGGAAGAACTTGCAGTCATACCTGGCATGACTTCACTTTAGATCTGATAGTAAAGGCTGCTACACCCAAGGTCATCCCTGCAGATCCGAAAAGCTTTTTTGGCTAACTCATTTTAGGCAATACTAAAACGCTGTTCAAGATCTCTTATCACACAGTACCAGTTTAGATTAGCAGaattaaatccatttttttctcttgcagttgGCAGAAGCTGTAGCCAAATAGTTGTTTCACTGGGAGGTgtaactttaattttttctctattgATGGTGGCTGTACTTTGCACACTTGAGTTATGTTACCATGAGTTCCTGAAATGCCCATATTACAATATTAATTGACAAGAAGTGATTTCCATAATGGTCTTTTGTTTGGGAGTTTTTATAGAATGTGAACCTTGTCATACCCATACTCAGTTCTGATACATTAAGTTCAAAATTGTAAGTCTAGGCAGTTGATTGAGACATGATTGTAAAACTTCACAGTCCCCCAATCCCCTGCCATCTCTGCAAGCATCTGCATTCTTTAGCTGATG includes:
- the LOC116443502 gene encoding glioma pathogenesis-related protein 1-like yields the protein MKITFYFAALFLLDFFTCFHADLQYPLPDIEDAKFIEDCVRAHNTFRSKVNPPASNMFRMSWDAALAKTAKAWAEKCTFNHNTYLETPGKMHPTFALVGENIWTGTAHIFSVDAALRAWFNEVSSYDFSTNTCTDKCGHYTQVVWAESFKVGCAVHFCSTVENFPGLFKAAHFVCNYGPAGNYLRKPYKEGQPCSRCSNEKCVDKLCANTEREKLISYANWYPDWDTQPQPPRPRPPRPAVPSYVPPAEHPRPSCDQYCLSVLILRPLFLVLSSSAVLLVQQQFPHRFFYE
- the LOC116443114 gene encoding extensin-like — translated: MAAASPPPSRGRAAPRTAATAAPGGAPRHGPAPRPRPRPGPTAPPTARPTARPHGPAPRPGPTARPHGPAHGPAPRPGPTARPHGPAPRPGPTAPPTARPHGPAHGPAPRPRPRPRPRPGPTAPPKARPHGPAHGPAPRPGPTARPHGPAHGPAPRPGPTAPPTARPHGPAPRPGPTAPPTARPHGPAPRPRPRPGPTARPHGPAPRPRPRPGPTARPHGPAHGPAHGPAPRPRPRPGPTARGHRRAPPRGGRALRLKQLMSCTLRVEGRFRSQMKIFAGKCYAKVKKMQKKRMFDV